In Leptospira licerasiae serovar Varillal str. VAR 010, the genomic window TGGAAGATTCTAGTTTTACAGCTTGGACTAAATATTATAATCGTCCATTCGATCCGAATTTTTCGAATACCGGGATCTCTTATTATACAAAAGGCGCAATTCTATCTTTAAGTATGCACCTTTATATCCTGAAAGAAACTAAGGGGAAAAAATCCTTGGTGGATATTATGACTGCATTAAACAAACAGTATCATCAGGAGAAAAAAAGAGGCTTCACTAAAGCTGAATTTTTTCAAACCGCGAAGAAGGCCACAGGCCTTGATCTAAAACTGGAATTCGAACCTTATATCACAGAACCTAAACGGATCCCTGTCGAAACATATCTGCATTTGATCGGAATAGAAAGAACCGCTTCCAAACCTAAAATTGAATTAGGATTTAGGGTAAAGGAAGAAAAAGGAAGAATGATCGTAAGTAAGATCCTTCTCTCCAAATCAGTAAAAGAAACTGATATCAATTTAGGCGATGAATGGATCGCTTTGGACGACAAAAGAATTCTTCCAGGGAACTTTAAAGAATTATTAAATCAGTACCAACCCGGCAAAAAAGCGGACCTTCTTCTTTCCAGAAGAGGAAAGATCTTAAAAAGAAAGATCAAATTCGATTCTTCTCCTTCTGCAAACGAACTCTGGATAGACGAAAAGGCGGAAGGTGAAACTAAAGAATTGAGAGAGATTTTTTTACATCTTGGGAAAGAACCTAGAATTTCGAAACCTTCCACTAAAAAGACTATATCGAAGTAATTCCTCCGTCGACAGTCCAGTTCGCACCGTTTATATAACCGGATTCGGGAGAGATTAAAAAGGACACCACTCTAGCAATCTCATCCGGAGAGGCGATCTTCTTAACAGGTGTCATCTCTATTATCTTTTTGCGATGATCATCCACTTGGTCCTCTTGGATCCCCATTTTAGTTTCCATATAGCCGGGACTTACTGCGTTAGATGTGATCCCCTTCTCTCCCCATTCTGCGGCAATAGATTTCATAAAACCTATGATCCCATGTTTGGAAGAAGAATAAGCCACTGACAATGCGCTGCCTTGCACGGATAAGGAAGAAGCTATATAAACGAATCTTCCGGATCCTTGAGTGCTAAAAAGCGGAAGTAACGATTTTGTAATTTGAAATGCGGAACGAAGGTTGATCGAAAAGATCCTATCCCATTCTTCCAAAGAAACTTCGGTGATCTTATGATAAGGACCGCCATAACCCGCGCAATGTATAAATCCACGAATGTTCGGAGATGCCTCGGACTCTAAATTCTTGCAGGCAATTTCCAATTCATCTGAAGATGTGAGATCTATTTTTTGGAATGTTTCATTCGGATGAAGTTTGTCAGGAGAAACCAGGTCCCAATTTAGGATTTTATAACCTGAATTTCCTAATTCGGAAACAAGAGCTCTACCAAGCCCTCCACTTCCTCCAGTGATTAAAATTGTAAACATTTCCGAATCGACGTACAAGCGGGGAACGATTTCCCTGTTTGGTATGGAACATTCCTTTGAGAGGGTCAACAATATTCTGGAGGCCCTTCCCTATATTACAAAATACTCCGGGAAAACTGTGGTCATCAAATATGGCGGAGCCGCGATGGCAAAAGCAGACTTAAAGGAATCTTTTGCAAAAGATATCGTTCTTCTAAAATATGTAGGCATCCATCCGATCATCGTTCACGGAGGCGGACCGGAGATCAATAGACTCTTAGATAGTTTGAATATTCCGACAGAGTTCGTTCATGGACATCGAGTCACAAACGAAGAGACCATGGATGTTGTGGAGATGGTTCTCACAGGAAAAGTAAACAAGCAGATCGTCTCCATGATCAATAAAGAAGGCGGGAATGCTGTAGGACTTTCCGGAAAAGACGGAAATCTTGCAGTCGCTTCCAAGACCAAGATCCAAGTAGATGTGGAAGGAAAAAAATCGGAATTAGTAGATGTGGGTCTT contains:
- the argB gene encoding acetylglutamate kinase produces the protein MEHSFERVNNILEALPYITKYSGKTVVIKYGGAAMAKADLKESFAKDIVLLKYVGIHPIIVHGGGPEINRLLDSLNIPTEFVHGHRVTNEETMDVVEMVLTGKVNKQIVSMINKEGGNAVGLSGKDGNLAVASKTKIQVDVEGKKSELVDVGLVGKIDKIDPTVILSLQEKGFIPVISPVAESESGESLNINADTFAGELAGALKAEKLILLTDTSGILIDGKLVTGLNRALVKDYIRKGDITGGMIPKVECCLSAIDQGVRRTHIIDGRVPHSILIEIFTDQGIGSLIE
- a CDS encoding SDR family NAD(P)-dependent oxidoreductase; this translates as MFTILITGGSGGLGRALVSELGNSGYKILNWDLVSPDKLHPNETFQKIDLTSSDELEIACKNLESEASPNIRGFIHCAGYGGPYHKITEVSLEEWDRIFSINLRSAFQITKSLLPLFSTQGSGRFVYIASSLSVQGSALSVAYSSSKHGIIGFMKSIAAEWGEKGITSNAVSPGYMETKMGIQEDQVDDHRKKIIEMTPVKKIASPDEIARVVSFLISPESGYINGANWTVDGGITSI